In Alcaligenes faecalis, the sequence TCAATTTCCGCCACGGTAGCGCTGGCAATTTCCCAGGCCAACGCCCTTTCCTTGATCAGCACTGCCAAGGCTTCACGCCGTTTGGCGCTCAGCTTCTTGGAGTCGTTCAGGCCTTCAATGGGATTGTTGGGGTCCAGAATCACGGCAGCGGCAAAGACGGGACCTGCCAAAGGGCCACGCCCCGCTTCATCCAGCCCCGCAACCAAACCTGCCGAGACATCACTGACTAATAAATCCAGCTGCTTCATGCACGCGCCATATTCAGAATGACCTCGGCCGCCAGGGCCGGTGTGTCCCGACGCAAGGTCAAATGCATCTCGGTAAAGACCTGCTCGATATGCGCCACGTAGCTCTGATCGCTCAAGGCCTTCCAGCACTCCTGCGCCAACTTCTTGGGCTCGGCATCCTCTTGCAGCAGCTCCGGCACGACAAAATCCCGAGCCAGCACATTGGGCAAACCCACCCAGGGCACATAAGGCCGGTCCTGACCGGACTTCCACCGTATGATGCGCTCCATCATGGGGCTGAGCACATACGAAATAACCATAGGACGCTTGTACAAGGCCGTTTCCAGGCTGGCAGTACCACTGGCTACCAGAACCGCGTCACTGGCCTCCATCACCGTCCAGGCGGGTGGACGGACCACACCTTCCGAATCCGGCTGACGAATACCGGCCGTATTGGCATCGATAATGTGCAAATTGCGAACGGGGTGTTGGGCCAGTGCTTCCTCAAACTCCTGACGGCGCTTGGGATTGACCATAGGTACCAGAATCGTCAGATCCGGATCCTGGTCCTGCAAGATCCGTACGGCCTGCAAAAAGCGCGGCGACAGCATCTTGACCTCGGAGGAGCGGCTGCCGGGCAATAC encodes:
- the lpxB gene encoding lipid-A-disaccharide synthase, coding for MVAGEPSGDLLAARIIQGLRQGNPGLQVEGIGGPEMAAQQFHQYYPMDALTVFGYVEALKRIPGLVSTYLGMRNQWLRQRPDVFVGIDAPDFNLRLEHRLRQAGVPTVHFVGPSIWAWRYERIHKIREAVSHMLVLFPFETEIYEKEGIPVTYVGHPLAANIPVQPDKADARRRLGLPETGRILGVLPGSRSSEVKMLSPRFLQAVRILQDQDPDLTILVPMVNPKRRQEFEEALAQHPVRNLHIIDANTAGIRQPDSEGVVRPPAWTVMEASDAVLVASGTASLETALYKRPMVISYVLSPMMERIIRWKSGQDRPYVPWVGLPNVLARDFVVPELLQEDAEPKKLAQECWKALSDQSYVAHIEQVFTEMHLTLRRDTPALAAEVILNMARA